The genomic stretch CCAGGGACGCCCAACGCCTAGAAGAACTGGCGACATTGACTGAAGCGCCGAAATCGGATGTGCTGCGTGAAGCTGTCCGGCGTTACCACAAACAAGTGACCGGGCAAGATACGCTGAGGACAACCCATGAACCCGAATGATGACCAGTTCAGTAAAATTCAGGAACAGTTGAGAGACGGCATCATTCGGGATAACGCAGACGACTTCCTCAGCTTGCGAGACTTCAGCACACAGCCACAGCCCAGGCACGTCCGGCACAGAATGACCGGGCAACAAAGGAATGACGCTGAAGCGTCCTACATGGCAACCATCATGAAAACTTTGCTGGATGCCCAGAAGCACGGGAATCAGGACAAAACAAAGACCATTCTTCAAACGACAACCCGCTATTTGACTGAACTTGAAGGCCAGTTGCACCCCGTTGGAAGACCTTACCTAGTTGCTGGAATTGAACACACAGCTTCAGGAACACCACGCACAACCACAGAAAGCCTTGAGGTTGCTGCTGAAAACTTCCGGCGTGCCGTTGTCGCTGGCAGACTTGACCACGCCAGGGCGTACCTTCAGGCTGTTTCAACGCTGCTGGATAAGCAGAACCAGAACAGGGCCAGAATGCGAAAGGCGGCGCAAAAGCGCCGGAAGCCCAACGAGGGGTGAATATGCGCCGG from Deinococcus fonticola encodes the following:
- a CDS encoding ribbon-helix-helix protein, CopG family; the encoded protein is MTSHTKKSTKSSPAKENYQFLARFSTRDAQRLEELATLTEAPKSDVLREAVRRYHKQVTGQDTLRTTHEPE